TAAACGGTTATAATTGGCCGACAACGTCTCTGCCTCTTCAGCACGCACCCGTTCCTCGCCGCATCGCCACCGGAAGTCAACACTCTTTCATTATTCAAATATTTCCATATCTTTTCATTTTACTGTGTTGAAGTTGTTGCTGAAGTTGTTGATTTCACTATATTCAGTTTATCTTCATATGTGTTACACAACCTTTACTCTGGgatattttcacattttgttcCATTACTTCAACTTAGATTCACTATTTACAGTGTATACATGGAATTTACATGAATGAACCATTAGGGGGAAATATGTGAAGCAATGAATTCATGTAAGCTTTACTTCACTGAATTAACATTACTAAGATGtgtgtgggttttgttgttgttcttttctttttatgttaTATCTAGGCAGCCATGACTCCATGAGTTATGATTTGGACATCAACTCCTCAATAATAGAACCTGATATTCTGAAACATATTGGCCTCCGTAGTGTCCACAAAATAGTGAAAGAATGGGCAACCACTCAGGTAATACAGCAGCCACAACAAATACActtagaacaaacaaaaacaccagcTTTCTGTTCAACCAGTGGAGATCCTTGTGTTGCAGGAGGTGAACATCATTCAACAACTGGATGCTGGGGTTCGTTTCTTGGACCTGAGGATCGCTCGCAAGAAAGATGACTCTGACCCCACCAGGGTGTACTTTTACCACGGCCTGTACACCGTCACTGATGTTAGGGTAAAGgcacacagttttgtttttttgaattacattttcacatagtaaaaaacatacacttagtcaacttagtctcattgaaaattatttatatatatatatatatttatcggtaattagattgttttaatacatgtaaatattcttttttaaacattaataagtcaaaaaatatgcaaaatctcatgcaaagttagagcaaaaaactgtatttaaatattgaaaattaccatatttttatgaaatggttatttttccgttatgtaatagtatttttttggcacccctgctgccggaataataccgtttttttatgtttctttttttgtttgtttggggtttttttttaacagtgtatagTTAACAGTTTGGTGTCTGTCAGTTAGATAATTAGTGAACCACAGCAATGACTCATGTTTTATACTGAGAAGTTTAAGCTTATCTAGAACAATGACATGGTTAATTGTATTAAAGGCTTTAGACAGATCCAAAAAAATACATACAGAGTTTTCCTTTCGATCTTTGGCGTTGTGCATTTCACTCAGTGACTGCACAGGAGCCGTATAGGTAGAATATATAAGACCACTGGGTTCGTCAAATTAAATACTGGAACAAAGTGGCCTGGAGTGGtttcatttaaccctgtaaaacctgacccattggAAACAAGCcacaaaagtctcattttttggaaCTGAAATGTTTATTTAGCCCTTTTAACAGAATCCAAACCAAAATTTTGCcaaatcattttgtttatgatatatgtTTTGTTTCACATTCAATATATTGGgtgtttttggcaactttttggtCACAACAATGttaactttagatacaaaaatacattttaccagtaacattttgaaaatctagAACATttcaggaagtttttttttttttttctttacataaaacgttttacagcctttttattttccttgaatTACACCATAATTTTAATAtcttagatactttttttttttttttttaaattttcatgttCTTCTTAACATAACTTTTTGAACATTACCAAAGACTTTTAtacaaaatgtgtgttggatgatttaacGTTAGCAGCCATAatgaaaagggcaaaaaaaaccgcctttccactggctgtagtgggatgataatccaccagggggcagaaaaaaggtatcaggtcatatacaacaggttttaaggaaagtattgatcttgttgatgaGATAAAAATTTTAGAACCTGGCGTAGCAAAtacgatacaaatggttttatagggttaagttGTGAAATATTACAGTGAATGAAGGTCAGTCAGATCCATTCTCTATCTGCGCTTTATGATCTGTTCATGCTGCTCTTTCACTTACTGTGGATAAAatgcaatgtgatatcatgactcacataaacatacaccccacttttaattggcatgttatctgtacgcattataagctttccatgtgtgtgttcatgccaTTATTTGcctcctgtccaacctgaatccatgcgtcaaataccacgcaccgAGGGTTCGGGTTTAgagttatgtgaaccggagatcttggcgtaaactcATACATGATTAAATGACGTTGAATAACACAGgaaaggtcgaaaatgcgtacatagagcatgccaaatgccataagaactggcgtcaCATTCAGTGCCATTCCATGAGATCAGTCTCTAAAATGTGTTTCATCAGAGCAACGATCTTAACTTTTGAAGTTTGttcaccaaaatctaatcagtttAATCAAAGTCAAAGTGAATATTTATAGCAAATTTGTAGAATACCCTTACCCTTAACTTAAGGGAATGCCTTAAGGGCCTTAAGGCTCCTGGTGACATTTGGGACCCAAAATCATTTCACTGTAAAGGTTTGTGTCAAATTTCATGATATTGTGTTGTACTGTTGCTGAGATATAATGGATACTGCTGGATGGACAGACCATCTAATACAGATCCATCTAAAATCAGACCTGTCTGTAATCCAGTGGACAGTAACCTTATTCTGTTTTATGCAGTCTGTTCTGAAGGACATAAATGGATGGGCAGTGGCACACCCCACAGAGATCCTCATCCTGGCTTTGTCTCACTTTGAAAACTTTGACAACAGTCTTCACGACGGTCTAATCAGCTCCATCAAGAAGATATTTGGACGCAAACTTGTCCAAAAAATGGTAAATTCACTCAATTAAAGATACTTGTGTCTTTCCTTTGACCTCAGACCAGTAACTGAATGCTATTATGTAGtgcttttccacaccttcatggtgcccaaagctctttacaaagcctcacattcactctTCCATTCACTCACCAATGGGCGGCTGCCGCCATGCAAGACACTCCACAGTCCTACTGGAGAactgtagggttcagtgtctggCCCAAGGACACTTCCACATGTGGagagttggagccaggattcgaaccgccgaccctttggtctttggtacgacccgctctaccaactgagccacagttgAATGAAccccttcagtgcaaaaaaagtttggacaaaaataagaaaattcaagtcattattgggttaaaatgtcttattttaagtaaaatGATCTACTAGTGCaataagaaaattgcacttatcaagttttcttaaaataaaatattaccaaAGGATTATAAGTGCTAAAAGTCTTATTTTAACCAAATTTATTGTGCAACAGTCTGAGGCGGCCTTTAGATTTGTGAATAcaaaatcagaaagtgaatgcCAAAACTTGTTATattatattgtctgaacaaaaggattaaagacatgaagacatgttaagtgtaaaaggaaAGTCatactaaatacgaccactttggtttattgaagctgttttttttttttactgaaacttttgtttttactgctgggcatactacagtaaagtatgtacagtatgtatatttcaacgctgcaaaaacaacaaatgtaaaTCAGGTTCTCTACAGTATATACAAATGTATGTAGTCTTATGAAGACATAATTACTCAGTAGATATGTATGTATGGGTAAAATTGCATAAAACAAGTAAGAATTTAATGACGGCAAACAGATACTGTGTCCTTCATACTCATCCTCAACAATGGAGctggttttattataaatatCACTTAGAATTAGTcatatctaagtggggtagctcaagatgaaaactGTTGGAACCAGTCAAATAGTTTTAACAcaattaagtctcaataagtaaatacatctaaaaaattatctttcaagacaaatattccaaattcagtTCAGATCTtccttttttgccatttttttttttttttttttaatttcatatttttattgatgtgcatataagaaaacaaaaggtCCATGCCAACACAATGGCAAcatcaacattaaccaggtttggaAACACCATTACTTCCagatttgcaaattttttttaggaacaaataacaatgaaaccagaaaaacaatacaatgaaaagaatacaaaGACATAGTCCATCCATTcattctcttcctcttatccggggccgggtcgcgggggtaacagtctaagcagggatgcccagacttctctctccccagactcctcctccagctcttccggagggatcccgaggcgttcccaggccagccgagagacatagtctctccaacgtgtcctgggtcttccccgaggtctcctcccggtgggacatgcccggaacacctccccagggaggagtccaggaggatctgaaacagatgcccgagccacctcagctggcccctctccacgcggaggagcagcggctctactccgagctcctccctggtgactgagctcctcaccctatccctaaggatgcgcccagccacccgacggaggaaactcatttcgaccgcttgtatccgggatcttgtcctttcggtcatgacccaaagctcatgaccataggtgagggtaggaacatagactgaccggtaaatcgagagcttctcctctcggctcagctccttcttcaccacaaccgaccggtacagcgactgcatcactgcagacgctgcaccgatccgtctgtcaatctcacgctccatccttccctcacacgtgaacaagaccccgagatacttaaactcctccacttggggcaaagactccccaccgacccggagagggcaaaccacctttttccggtcgagaaccatggcctcggatttggaggtgctgatcctcatcccgctcgcttcacactcggctgcaaaccgccccagtgcacgctgaaggtccaggttcgatgaggccaacagaacaacatcatctgcaaaaagcagagttgaaatcctgtggtccccaaactggaccccctccggcccctggctgcacctagaaattctgtccataaaaattatgaacagaaccgacatagtctgaataaaataattaaactggtgacataaacataagaaaataagtaaataagtaagaaatagaaaaaaggagggggaagggaattacattgtctcaaaaaaatccataaacagttgccatttattgtaaaatttgttcaagtttcctcattttgaatatctaatttcctctacttttaaaaaagacatGACCTCATTAGTCCATTGTGTGCTGGAAGGGGCTGCtgtagatttccaattaaggAGGAGGTGGCGTTTAGCGATCAGGGAGGTCAAAGCTAGTACTGCTAACTCTTTAGCAGAGTATTGGGTAAACTCATCTGGGAGACCAAACTTACCAATGTGTGGTGAAATGTCAGGAGTTTTGGAAAATACCTTGGACCTTGGTATTTGGGGAAATGTGAGCCAGCCTTGTCTTTGAATAGTGCCATCGAAATACAACTTTACTTTTTTGCCATGTTTAAAGCCACAACAGAAGCTGACCCTGAAACGCTGCTGGGACGACAAGACAAATGTCATGGTCACATATGGGGATCGGGCAGAGGTTCAGAAACATCCTGAGCTGTGGTCGAACATCACCTACTACTACGGTGATACTATGGACCCTGAAGTGTTGAAGAATAAAGTCTATGAGGATCTGACCAATGCAACCACTGACTGTAAGTTGAATCTGTGCTCTGGGTTTTGTCTGCATTTGTTCTATATTCCTGAATTAAGCCATTTTAGAAATCCTAACCTGTTTTATGTCAAATCTCCATGACTTTCAGATTTCTTCATCTGTGGCTTGAACTTGACTCTACCAGATAGTCTTACTGCACTTAAATATGTCGCGGAATATAACAGCCTTCGCCAGTACTCACTGAAATATCTGAAACAGCTGGTGGTTTGGGCGGCAGGTGTCCAACAGGCCCATAAAAGACGCCTGAACATCGTAGCGTCAGACTTTGTGACTCAGGACAACTTTGTCTCAACAATCATCCAACTAAATACTATCTAAACTAAATGGACTCACTCAAGTACAAGTAGGGTAGTACAAATATCACAGacctgtactttacttgagtatttccatcTTAAGTTACATTACTATTAAATAAGCGATTTTACACAATATATAATGCAAGCTTCTAAAATGTAACATTTTGCTTAAGATTAAATCAgttgtttccaacctttttgactCTTGACATCCAACCTAAATCAGTGGGTATTCAGGCTCATATCTGAAATGCCTATGCTAAACCAAATCATGCCTTTTCTGTCGTTCTCACCACTGACTCATGTGGACTCTTCTGTCTTTTATCCTGTGAATGatccaataaaatcaataaaagttcCATCACTTTGACCGGTGTTTGCTTTTtaacatcatcattatcattattattaatattattattagtagtattattattactagtgcgttgacccgtggggaaccatgggttctagactTTGTAGTTTTTAtcctggggagagctgacttttggaaaaagattgattgattgattgattgattttgaatatgaatgtcaaacagaagaaaataaataaacaaaactcttaaacataagacatataacatATTTGacaaggagtgagaagaagtacaacttataaactccaccccttctccttctataattaataacaataatacccttcctagtctaatcagaTCTGTACtatatgccataatatgactgatacttaatattaaataatttggtttctggctttatattattatgaacacatataatatgatttacataaacacataatacaataacacatatatgtaaatacatatacatacacagatctatacacacacacacatatacacctacatatacatacatatacacacacacacacacacacacataccacatacttgtatatccttataacacccagtgatccccaacccctccctcatccctgtacctctgaaacatTATGTCTTTGTTCGTCCTTTTGAATTCTTTCATGCTCAGAcgttcctttaactctatattcagtctgttcctttaactctatattcagtctgttcctttaactctatattcagtctgttcctttaactctatattcaatctgttcctttaactctatattcaatctgttcctttaactctataatcagtctgttcctttaactctatattcagtctgttcctttaactctatattcagtctgttcctttaactctatattcagtctgttcctttaactctatattcagtctgttcctttaactctatattcaatctgttcctttaactctatattcaatctgttcctttaactctataatcaatctgttcctttaactctataatcagtctgttcctttaactctatattcaatctgttcctttaactctatattcAGTCTGTTCCCTTAACTCTATATTCAgtctgttcctttaactctatattcagtctgttcctttaactctatattcaatctgttcctttaactctatattcagtctgttcctttaactctatattcaatctgttcctttaactctataatcagtctgttcctttaactctatattcaatctgttcctttaactctatattcaatctgttcctttaactctataatcagtctgttcctttaactctatattcaatctgttcctttaactctatattcaatctgttcctttaactctataatcagtctgttcctttaactctatattcaatctgttcctttaactctatattcaatctgttcctttaactctatattcaatctgttcctttaactctatattcaatctgttcctttaactctatattcaatctgttcctttaactctataatcaatctgttcctttaactctataatcagtctgttcctttaactctatattcagtctgttcctttaactctatattcagtctgttcctttaactctatattcagtctgttcctttaactctatattcaatctgttcctttaactctatattcaatctgttcctttaactctatattcaatctgttcctttaactctataatcaatctgttcctttaactctataatcagtctgttcctttaactctatattcagtctgttcctttaactctatattcagtctgttcctttaactctatattcaatctgttcctttaactctatattcagtctgttcctttaactctatattcAGTTTGTTCCCTTAACTCTATATTCAgtctgttcctttaactctatattcagtctgttcctttaactctatattcagtctgttcctttaactctatattcagtctgttccacagtctcacccttCTGACTGAAACACTAAAACCCTTCCTAGTtgtgcgtattaagggaatttcaaagttaattttcccccttaaatcataaccccccctcatgaacactgaataatttctgtatatttgttggtaaaagattatttatttgttattatattattaaaaagaTGTTAGTCcatattttatataaataaaaataaaaattgtttggtgaaTCATCCTCTAAAATTCAAATGATAATaaatatattaataccaatatctagggactgaagttagtaaatgcgctgttcctgtttttaacttactGCACTTCCCATCCACTGTCaggggcatagcaacatgattgcaaggctattgtgttccaaaattaataatatctcccaaaatattggtccaatcaacttgccattttcactagtctcttccttcaccaaaaatgcataagtatgtttaactgcagcagtcagctctgtccgGATTCTGTGTGATGccaaagacacacaaacagacaaacagagtccacttcccttttcaaATATAAGACctctagtgcgttgacccgtctggaaccacgggttctaaatgtggtcgtttttatgctggagggagctgacttttgggaaagatattagtctatattttataattaCTGACATAAAAAACTGTTTGGTAAATCATGACATCTTTTCTGTTTTCAACacactgtgaaaactaaagcctgGTTCAGGAGGGGCTCACCGCCTCCTCTCCTGGCTCAGACATTTTATAACAGTATtctagtggatttttttttttttttacttagtttttattagattttctcttttttcagtacaCTACAATATgtacattcaagtacagttcactTCGTTTCTTTTCCCCTACTCAGCTGCAAATGTATTCTCACAAACCTCCACAAGCAACACGGGATGAAAATTagagaaaacaataacaattatagcaaacaaacaatgttcacttccataaaaaaattaaaaataaaataaataaaattttaaaaaagagaaaaaaaattatttaaaaaaagactgtCGATATAAATCTTCATCAGAGGCAGAATGACTACACCTTGATAAACAACATGGAGTTCTGCATCACCCATAAATGGTATTGCAGCAGCAAAGGTAACAtgggttcccatcttttagtaaatatggttttctgaagcctgagtaaatatgtgatctgctccatctggtaaatatcccaaactttttaatccatgtattatatgagggaggttctgctTTCATCCAGCTGAAGGTTctagactttaaggcagcggtgaatcCTATATTCCAAAGGTATTTATCTGcctttctatccagaccttcaggtaaTACTCCCAGAGCTGCCACTGTGAAGTTTAGTGGGATGTTCAGTATTCTAGTGGATTTGGAATGTGATAAAAGTAATGTGAtgcacctttctgtgtggagtggaCCTGCCTCTGCTTTTCCCATCCACCTGTGCTCCGCAGGACAGTACGCTCTGTTCAGTGTTGTCAGAATTACTGGACCAGAAACTTAAAATTAGCCTATTTTGAGGAAAATTATTGTACATACCCAATTTGACGTTGGTCAGGACCATCTGCTTCAGTAAAACATTACCACAGGTTGTGTATAGTACAGTTTATAATGCAGTTTTAGTTTTAAATAAGCTAACAGCACTGGTGGGAAACAAGCTGCCACTGGCAGAACAGCGCCCCCACCTGTGTGGTGTACAGGATGAGTATAACATGACGATGAGGATATTATGCATTATCTGTACATATCCTATATTTCctctatatatcctatattgtctgtatatattcctatattacctgtacatatcttatattacctgtatatatcctatatt
The nucleotide sequence above comes from Sphaeramia orbicularis chromosome 19, fSphaOr1.1, whole genome shotgun sequence. Encoded proteins:
- the LOC115410584 gene encoding PI-PLC X domain-containing protein 1-like; this translates as MATGENQTKEPTGSITATGDWMSNLPKGLQNIPLWKLTIPGSHDSMSYDLDINSSIIEPDILKHIGLRSVHKIVKEWATTQEVNIIQQLDAGVRFLDLRIARKKDDSDPTRVYFYHGLYTVTDVRSVLKDINGWAVAHPTEILILALSHFENFDNSLHDGLISSIKKIFGRKLVQKMPQQKLTLKRCWDDKTNVMVTYGDRAEVQKHPELWSNITYYYGDTMDPEVLKNKVYEDLTNATTDYFFICGLNLTLPDSLTALKYVAEYNSLRQYSLKYLKQLVVWAAGVQQAHKRRLNIVASDFVTQDNFVSTIIQLNTI